One region of Candidatus Omnitrophota bacterium genomic DNA includes:
- a CDS encoding penicillin-binding transpeptidase domain-containing protein produces the protein LPRPDTTSIKISADEQVALLNKLLDGKLPFSEKNIAILRDIMRAEKTGKGTLYGKTGSGAGPDGKWNVGWFVGFLEHNGTTYVFACNITGGDNPSGKTARTIIESIFKSQNLL, from the coding sequence CTTCCGCGTCCGGATACTACATCCATCAAGATCAGCGCGGATGAGCAGGTTGCTCTTTTGAATAAGCTTTTGGACGGTAAACTTCCGTTCTCTGAAAAGAATATCGCGATACTACGCGATATTATGCGGGCAGAGAAGACCGGTAAAGGAACGCTTTACGGTAAGACCGGATCCGGCGCGGGGCCGGATGGTAAATGGAATGTGGGCTGGTTTGTAGGTTTTCTTGAACATAACGGTACGACCTACGTTTTCGCGTGTAATATTACCGGAGGCGATAATCCATCGGGCAAGACTGCCCGGACGATCATAGAGAGCATCTTTAAGTCTCAAAACCTGTTGTAA
- a CDS encoding type IV toxin-antitoxin system AbiEi family antitoxin yields the protein MKILLGDKANIIIRAMLTQPDRKWVARDFEKEFGVGRARAAKVLSELRAKGFVGGVRSGRLAHSILQNKEELLEEWLKVYKFELNEAHLYYSTREDILPRLKEYFAGKKEPSKYALTLHTGANLITSYVNTQTIYCYLPVADFKRASLDLRQVLDLKELKTGGNFYLINPYYRSATFFNTQVIKGYNVVSNLQLYLDLYHFPQRGRDHAEYLLKTLKEEGKPIA from the coding sequence ATGAAAATACTTTTAGGAGATAAGGCGAACATAATCATTCGCGCCATGCTAACTCAACCCGATAGGAAATGGGTCGCCAGAGATTTCGAGAAAGAATTTGGCGTGGGACGCGCGCGCGCGGCAAAAGTATTATCAGAATTGCGCGCCAAAGGGTTTGTCGGAGGAGTCCGGTCTGGCAGGCTCGCGCACAGTATATTGCAAAATAAAGAAGAGCTTCTTGAGGAATGGCTTAAAGTCTATAAGTTTGAGCTTAACGAAGCCCATCTTTATTACTCAACCCGAGAGGATATTCTTCCCCGGCTAAAGGAGTATTTTGCTGGCAAAAAGGAGCCAAGCAAATATGCACTGACCCTTCATACCGGAGCCAATCTTATTACCAGCTACGTGAATACGCAGACGATATATTGTTACTTGCCGGTAGCGGATTTCAAACGCGCCTCGCTAGACTTGCGGCAGGTGCTTGATTTGAAGGAATTAAAAACGGGCGGTAATTTCTATTTAATAAACCCATATTATCGAAGCGCCACATTTTTCAATACCCAGGTGATCAAAGGCTACAACGTTGTTTCGAATCTTCAGCTTTATTTGGATCTCTACCATTTTCCGCAGAGAGGCCGGGATCACGCTGAGTATTTACTCAAAACATTAAAAGAGGAAGGAAAGCCAATTGCTTAA
- a CDS encoding GSU2403 family nucleotidyltransferase fold protein — MLKEFPGEKLLIKVIDDLADFLPYLVLVGGWVPYIYAKHMWKDVPNMAVTTGDIDFGVGDHDFKGKDTVASRVQRLGYGERHASMDRLIPFVPIVKDSSGDAKAEVEFITDPKVSRKVINKIVGQEIKINEIQHFSLLLGSVMPVKMNGKSIQIPTESMFVFHKLLTFVDRENKAKLRKDLYYVYYMIRFSPTKAQLCDDVVGLIKKLKEGKQVKENLKEYFASVDLKGPLFVEQENGPDAYVANVREDAFEKFGDIRRRVEE, encoded by the coding sequence TTGCTTAAAGAATTCCCGGGAGAAAAACTCCTCATCAAGGTTATAGACGATCTCGCTGATTTTTTGCCGTACCTTGTTCTAGTCGGCGGTTGGGTGCCGTACATCTATGCCAAACACATGTGGAAAGACGTCCCCAATATGGCAGTGACTACTGGAGATATTGATTTTGGTGTCGGAGATCATGACTTTAAAGGGAAGGATACCGTTGCTTCTCGGGTGCAACGATTGGGATATGGCGAGCGCCACGCATCAATGGACAGATTGATTCCTTTTGTGCCTATTGTAAAAGATTCATCGGGAGATGCTAAAGCAGAGGTCGAATTTATTACCGACCCAAAGGTTTCCCGGAAAGTCATTAATAAAATCGTTGGCCAAGAAATCAAGATCAATGAAATCCAGCATTTCAGTTTGTTGCTTGGCTCTGTCATGCCGGTAAAAATGAACGGTAAGAGTATTCAGATTCCGACAGAATCGATGTTTGTTTTCCATAAACTACTGACGTTTGTGGATCGGGAAAATAAAGCTAAGCTCAGGAAAGACCTATACTACGTCTACTATATGATCAGATTTAGCCCGACAAAGGCACAACTTTGTGACGACGTGGTCGGCCTTATCAAAAAACTTAAAGAAGGCAAGCAGGTCAAAGAGAACCTCAAAGAGTATTTCGCCAGTGTTGATTTGAAGGGGCCTTTATTTGTTGAGCAGGAAAACGGTCCGGACGCTTATGTCGCGAATGTAAGAGAAGACGCGTTTGAAAAATTCGGAGATATTCGGCGAAGGGTTGAGGAATGA
- a CDS encoding metallophosphoesterase: MRTFAIGDIHGAYKAMMQCFERSKFDYKKDRLIVMGDVCDGYPDVRQCIDELLKLKHCNLIIGNHDMWVLDWALRGDKPEIWTKQGGDRTMASYNGGPMPQTHIDFLKSGHLWLEVGNKLFVHAGFVPDLPLEQNSAQVLVWDRDLLKDAWEAANYRREAQITKYDDIFIGHTTTELYRTLQPIHVCNVWDLDTGAGWSGKLTIMDVDTKEYWQSELSKDLYGGTPDNLARTK, encoded by the coding sequence ATGAGAACCTTCGCGATCGGTGACATCCATGGCGCCTACAAGGCGATGATGCAGTGCTTTGAGCGCTCAAAGTTCGATTATAAGAAAGACCGCCTGATCGTGATGGGCGATGTTTGCGATGGGTATCCGGATGTCAGGCAGTGCATCGATGAGTTATTAAAGCTCAAGCATTGTAATCTGATCATTGGCAATCATGACATGTGGGTGCTGGACTGGGCCTTGCGAGGCGACAAGCCGGAGATATGGACTAAGCAGGGCGGTGACCGGACAATGGCGTCGTATAACGGCGGACCCATGCCGCAGACGCATATCGACTTCCTAAAAAGCGGACATCTTTGGTTGGAGGTCGGGAATAAGCTTTTTGTCCATGCCGGTTTTGTGCCGGATTTGCCATTGGAACAAAATAGCGCTCAGGTACTTGTGTGGGACAGGGATTTACTCAAAGACGCGTGGGAAGCGGCTAATTATAGACGGGAAGCCCAGATCACAAAATATGACGACATTTTTATCGGACATACGACAACAGAGCTTTATAGAACTCTCCAGCCGATTCATGTTTGCAACGTATGGGATTTGGACACTGGCGCTGGATGGTCGGGCAAGCTGACGATTATGGATGTTGATACAAAGGAATACTGGCAATCGGAGTTATCAAAGGATTTATACGGCGGGACACCGGACAATTTAGCTAGGACGAAATAA
- a CDS encoding metallophosphoesterase — MNYWWTSDYHFSHANIIKYCGRPFETVEEMNETIIRKHNERVKPEDTVFFLGDFIFKGGKEGGEEKYRHFEKRLNGKFIFIKGNHDRHNSLNTIISKVYIHYGSKDICMTHRAEDADPNVPWNFCGHVHEKYKIKRLNENSIIVNLCVEVWDYCPVAFKQISSVIATFLKEEKKGAVN, encoded by the coding sequence ATGAACTACTGGTGGACATCGGATTATCACTTTTCGCACGCCAATATTATCAAGTATTGCGGGCGGCCGTTTGAGACGGTTGAGGAGATGAATGAGACGATCATTCGCAAGCATAATGAGCGGGTGAAGCCAGAAGATACTGTCTTCTTTCTCGGGGATTTCATATTTAAGGGTGGCAAAGAAGGCGGCGAAGAAAAATATAGGCACTTTGAAAAGAGGTTAAACGGCAAATTCATCTTCATCAAGGGCAATCACGACCGGCACAACAGCCTCAACACGATCATTTCGAAGGTCTATATTCACTACGGCTCAAAGGATATCTGTATGACGCACCGGGCCGAGGACGCGGACCCAAATGTGCCATGGAATTTCTGCGGACACGTTCATGAGAAATACAAGATCAAACGGTTGAATGAGAATTCTATAATCGTGAATCTTTGTGTTGAAGTGTGGGATTATTGTCCGGTCGCGTTTAAGCAGATCAGTTCCGTGATTGCGACATTCTTGAAGGAGGAGAAGAAGGGCGCAGTGAATTAA
- a CDS encoding DUF1330 domain-containing protein, translating to MARGGKITVASGDWNPSWITMIKFESIDKFNAWWHSPEYKAIAMLREKASRTNVVVVEGV from the coding sequence TTGGCTCGCGGCGGGAAAATAACCGTAGCGTCGGGCGATTGGAACCCATCGTGGATTACCATGATAAAATTTGAATCGATTGATAAGTTTAACGCGTGGTGGCATTCGCCCGAGTATAAGGCGATCGCCATGCTACGCGAAAAAGCGAGCAGGACGAATGTGGTAGTTGTGGAAGGGGTATAG
- a CDS encoding DUF1330 domain-containing protein — MSVYMIVEAKEVMDKNKYGEYIKKVPQTIDKFDGEYLARGGKVTVASGDWDPARIIMVRFESMEKFNAWWNSPEYRVIAPLREESTRTNAIVVEGV; from the coding sequence GTGTCAGTTTATATGATCGTTGAAGCAAAAGAAGTTATGGATAAGAATAAGTACGGCGAGTATATCAAAAAAGTGCCGCAGACCATAGACAAATTCGACGGCGAATACTTAGCCCGTGGCGGCAAAGTGACGGTTGCTTCAGGCGACTGGGATCCGGCGAGGATCATAATGGTTCGGTTCGAATCGATGGAAAAATTTAACGCATGGTGGAATTCGCCGGAGTATCGGGTAATCGCGCCTTTACGCGAAGAATCAACCAGGACAAACGCGATAGTGGTGGAGGGAGTATAA
- a CDS encoding class I SAM-dependent methyltransferase codes for MKARFKAIKEHFETEAKRFDKVFFKIAPFYKEAIEALVLTLPFENSKKPKIIDLGCGTGNITKAVKERYPAARVVCLDMAQNMIDMAKAKLKGHKDVEYWVGDICKYDYSNKPDAVISSLVLHHLDKKNKKLFYRKIFNALPRGGVFYSADFVLPSSDYLAKAYIEKWKRFMRKSFSPAQINDILTKHKDEDRPAELIFEIDLLRKTGFSDVEVVWKNYNFAVYGGIK; via the coding sequence ATGAAAGCGAGATTTAAGGCGATAAAGGAACATTTTGAAACCGAAGCGAAGAGATTCGATAAAGTGTTTTTTAAAATAGCGCCATTCTACAAAGAAGCTATCGAAGCGTTGGTGTTGACGCTTCCTTTTGAGAATAGTAAGAAACCAAAAATTATCGACTTAGGATGTGGTACCGGCAATATAACCAAAGCGGTTAAGGAAAGATATCCTGCCGCCCGTGTAGTCTGTCTCGATATGGCGCAAAATATGATTGACATGGCAAAGGCCAAACTTAAAGGGCATAAAGATGTTGAGTATTGGGTAGGCGATATATGTAAATATGATTATTCCAATAAGCCCGACGCGGTTATCTCGTCTTTGGTTTTACATCATTTGGACAAGAAAAACAAAAAGTTGTTTTACCGTAAGATATTTAACGCTTTACCCAGAGGCGGCGTATTTTATAGCGCTGATTTTGTATTGCCTTCGAGTGATTACTTGGCTAAAGCATATATTGAGAAGTGGAAGAGATTTATGCGCAAGAGTTTTTCGCCCGCGCAGATTAACGATATCCTGACAAAACATAAAGACGAAGACAGGCCGGCCGAGCTTATTTTTGAAATTGATCTTTTACGTAAAACCGGTTTTAGCGATGTGGAAGTGGTTTGGAAAAATTATAATTTTGCCGTATATGGCGGGATCAAATAA
- a CDS encoding class I SAM-dependent methyltransferase — MKKWYESLFENYAHKYDKECYVQGTAGECDFVEQEIGQDRSLKILDIGCGTGRHTIELAKRGYNVTGVDLSGNQINWAREKAKEAGLTIDFQVQDACNLSFDCEFDLAIMLCEGGFSLMETDEMNFEILKSATKALKSKGKLIFTTLNGLFPLFHSVSEFYKSAGKEGQSQCKECSFDLLTFRDHNRVEFEDDSGNKKVLECNERCYVPSEITWLLRSLGYKKIEIFGAKLGAYSRNDKLTTDDFEMLVVAVK; from the coding sequence GTGAAAAAGTGGTACGAGTCATTATTCGAAAATTACGCCCATAAATATGACAAAGAATGTTACGTTCAGGGCACTGCGGGCGAATGTGATTTTGTCGAGCAGGAAATAGGGCAGGATAGGTCCCTAAAGATATTGGACATCGGTTGCGGTACCGGCCGCCACACGATTGAACTGGCAAAGAGGGGGTACAACGTTACCGGCGTTGACCTTTCCGGGAATCAGATAAATTGGGCAAGGGAAAAGGCCAAAGAGGCAGGCTTGACCATCGATTTCCAGGTACAGGATGCGTGCAACCTCTCTTTTGACTGTGAATTTGATCTGGCGATTATGTTGTGCGAAGGCGGATTCTCTCTTATGGAAACAGATGAGATGAATTTTGAGATACTCAAGAGCGCCACAAAAGCGCTTAAAAGTAAAGGCAAGCTCATTTTTACCACATTAAACGGGCTGTTTCCGCTGTTTCATTCGGTCAGCGAATTCTATAAATCGGCCGGGAAAGAAGGCCAATCCCAGTGCAAGGAGTGCTCCTTCGATCTCTTGACTTTCCGGGACCACAATCGCGTTGAATTTGAAGATGATTCTGGAAATAAAAAAGTATTGGAATGCAATGAACGATGTTATGTTCCCAGCGAAATTACCTGGCTACTTCGTTCGCTTGGATATAAAAAGATAGAAATTTTTGGCGCGAAACTCGGCGCATATTCACGAAATGATAAGCTTACTACTGACGATTTCGAGATGCTCGTTGTCGCAGTAAAATGA
- the miaB gene encoding tRNA (N6-isopentenyl adenosine(37)-C2)-methylthiotransferase MiaB yields MKKTNPSVYIKTFGCQMNFRDSEFVIGLLIDEGFAIADSIGTADVVIFNSCSVRKHAEDRLFSNIGDLGKLKKKKPGLVIGLMGCTAQSYGAAALERAPLIDFVCGTGNESEIGRIIRSVAADRCRIVAVDKVNAKKPEIFPRYRAAPFKAFVSIGEGCDNFCSYCIVPYVRGRERSREAADIIREVNDLAGQGFKEVTLLGQNVNSYGPAQGGFVKLLEGIERIDGIERVRFMTSHPKDASPELFKAMRDLGKVCEHLHLPLQSGSNRILKLMNRKYTAGHYEKLIEDYRKILPGGAITTDIIAGFPSEADKDFKDTLKLMKKIGFDSAFTFKYSPRPPAKSCKLKDSVSENVKEERLKAIMDVQCEVSLARNSLLAGKTVEILVDGRGKDTDKITGRTRTNKVAVFDGSSRLIGKTVNVKIISATAFALKGRKG; encoded by the coding sequence ATGAAAAAAACCAATCCCAGCGTGTACATTAAAACTTTTGGCTGTCAAATGAACTTCCGGGATTCGGAGTTCGTCATAGGCCTGCTCATCGACGAAGGATTCGCTATCGCGGATTCGATCGGGACGGCGGATGTTGTGATATTCAATTCTTGCTCCGTGAGAAAGCACGCTGAGGACAGGCTCTTCAGCAACATAGGCGATCTCGGGAAGCTCAAAAAGAAAAAACCCGGCCTTGTGATCGGACTTATGGGATGCACGGCGCAGAGTTACGGCGCCGCGGCGCTGGAGAGGGCGCCGCTCATCGATTTTGTATGCGGGACGGGCAATGAGAGCGAGATCGGGCGGATAATCCGCAGTGTTGCCGCAGACCGGTGCCGCATAGTTGCCGTCGACAAAGTAAACGCGAAGAAGCCGGAGATTTTTCCGCGATACCGGGCGGCCCCATTCAAAGCTTTTGTTTCTATAGGCGAGGGGTGCGATAATTTCTGTTCGTACTGTATCGTACCCTATGTGCGCGGCCGGGAGCGTTCGCGCGAGGCGGCGGATATTATTCGGGAGGTTAATGATCTGGCAGGGCAGGGGTTCAAAGAAGTGACGCTCCTCGGGCAGAATGTCAATTCGTACGGCCCGGCGCAGGGCGGGTTTGTAAAATTGTTGGAGGGGATCGAGAGGATCGACGGCATCGAGCGCGTGCGTTTCATGACGAGCCACCCGAAGGACGCGTCGCCTGAGTTATTCAAAGCCATGAGGGACCTCGGCAAAGTCTGCGAGCACCTTCATCTACCTCTACAATCCGGCTCAAACCGTATATTGAAACTCATGAACAGGAAATACACCGCCGGACATTATGAAAAATTAATAGAGGATTACAGAAAAATATTGCCGGGCGGGGCGATAACCACCGACATAATAGCCGGTTTTCCTTCGGAGGCGGATAAGGATTTTAAAGACACGCTGAAGCTTATGAAAAAGATAGGCTTTGACAGCGCCTTTACTTTCAAATATTCTCCCCGTCCTCCTGCGAAATCGTGTAAACTAAAAGACAGCGTCAGCGAAAATGTAAAAGAAGAACGGCTGAAGGCGATAATGGATGTCCAGTGCGAGGTATCACTCGCCAGGAACTCTTTGCTCGCAGGAAAGACGGTCGAAATATTAGTCGACGGCCGCGGCAAGGACACGGATAAAATCACCGGCAGGACGCGAACCAACAAGGTAGCCGTGTTCGACGGGTCTTCGCGTCTTATAGGTAAAACGGTAAACGTGAAAATAATTTCCGCCACAGCGTTCGCGTTAAAAGGTAGGAAGGGATGA